One Podospora pseudopauciseta strain CBS 411.78 chromosome 5 map unlocalized CBS411.78m_5, whole genome shotgun sequence DNA window includes the following coding sequences:
- a CDS encoding uncharacterized protein (COG:S; MEROPS:MER0017239; EggNog:ENOG503Q6UJ) — MSLKPLTQAALSRSSASRMLDPAVISGLFVGLVLGVPVAVYALFLGLSSIPFFQRQFLYAHNIHSLWWPGARKRSNQPQRYGFAKNQATPFLLGTPDNESLYAWHVLPLTLYSKHSPTLISRPDEGTCHKDFTKTLQYDLLLNDPDAKVVVSFHGNAGHLLQSHRPRVYHTLSLNHHLFTLSYRGFGLSTGSPTEDGLKTDAISLLNFLLNECRVPPQRIALLGQSLGTAVVAAVTHHFAVNHQIDFAGSVIVAGFSSLPTMLSGYRIAGFIPVLRPLSWWPWLLRVVMGRVVDKWESAARWQETTREVKRRGGRLRLEMVHAKNDWDIPADEDGKVFRAAVGGLVGDKVTEGDIDRLKGERVVGDENQGFVAEWMEEGVVVRQELVPFGGHNDVTFYAPTLLAIMRSFEGVEE, encoded by the exons ATGTCCCTGAAACCACTCACTCAGGCTGCTTTATCCCGGAGCTCTGCATCAAGGATGCTGGACCCGGCTGTTATCTCCGGCCTCTTCGTGGGGCTTGTTCTCGGTGTTCCTGTTGCCGTATATGCTCTGTTTCTTGGGTTGAGCTCGATACCATTCTTTCAGCGCCA GTTCTTATATGCCCACAATATCCACAGCCTGTGGTGGCCAGGCGCTCGAAAGAGATCCAACCAGCCCCAACGATACGGCTTCGCAA AAAACCAagcaacccccttcctcctcggcacccCTGACAACGAGTCCCTCTACGCCTGGCACGTCCTCCCCCTAACCCTCTACAGCAAACATTCTCCCACCCTTATCTCGCGCCCCGACGAGGGCACATGCCACAAAGACTTCACCAAAACCCTGCAGTACgacctccttctcaacgACCCCGACGCCAAAGTGGTTGTATCCTTCCACGGCAACGCcggccacctcctccaatccCACCGCCCCCGAGTCTACCACACCCTTTCTCTCAATCACcacctcttcaccctctcctacCGCGGCTTCGGCCTCTCCACCGGCTCCCCCACCGAAGACGGCCTCAAAACCGACGCCATCTCCCTtctcaacttcctcctcaacgaaTGCCGCGTCCCACCTCAGCGCATCGCTTTACTCGGGCAGTCCCTCGGCACGGCTGTCGTCGCCGCAGTGACGCATCATTTTGCTGTTAACCACCAAATCGACTTTGCTGGCTCGGTCATTGTCGCTGGATTTAGCTCGTTGCCCACTATGCTAAGCGGGTATCGCATCGCGGGCTTCATCCCCGTGTTGAGGCCGCTGTCTTGGTGGCcttggttgttgagggtggtgatgggtaGGGTGGTGGATAAGTGGGAGAGTGCCGCTCGCTGGCAGGAAACCACGCGTGAGGTGAAGCGAAGGGGGGGTaggttgaggttggagatggtgcaTGCGAAGAATGATTGGGATATTCCTgcggatgaggatggcaagGTGTTTAGGGCTGCGGTGGGGGGGCTGGTGGGTGATAAGGTGACGGAGGGTGATATTGACaggttgaagggggagagggtggtgggggatgagAATCAGGGGTTTGTGGCCGagtggatggaggagggggtggtggtaagGCAGGAGTTGGTTCCTTTTGGAG GACACAACGATGTCACGTTTTATGCGCCAACGCTGTTGGCTATCATGAGGTCAtttgaaggggtggaagagtGA
- the DHH1 gene encoding DExD/H-box ATP-dependent RNA helicase dhh1 (COG:A; EggNog:ENOG503NV8Q) has protein sequence MTDSLADKLQATSLNDDEWKKNLNIPTKDNRQQTEDVTNTKGMEFEDFGLKRSLLMGIFEAGFEKPSPIQEESIPVALTGRDILARAKNGTGKTAAFVIPALQKINPKINKIQCLILVPTRELAMQTSQVCKTLGKHLGVNVMVTTGGTGLRDDIVRLQDPVHIVVGTPGRILDLAGKQVADLSECPMFIMDEADKLLSAEFTPVIEQLLQFHPKDRQVMLFSATFPISVKDFSDKNMKEPYEINLMDELTLRGITQYYAYVEEKQKVHCLNTLFSKLQINQSIIFCNSTNRVELLAKKITELGYSCFYSHAKMQQHARNRVFHDFRNGVCRNLVCSDLLTRGIDIQAVNVVINFDFPKNAETYLHRIGRSGRYGHLGLAINLINWDDRFNLYNIERDLGTEIQPIPATIDKSLYVYENPESIPRPISNFRPAGNQQQGQQQPMNPPTHQAQPAGPRPGGASGNWQGRAPQQIEGNQASNSFQQFPDQGGRATNTGFAPRGGYQSRGNPGGHRGNGRGRGGFQQTQPSRYPTRGGRGGQGQTPIQQPPSGPN, from the exons ATGACCGACAGTCTCGCGGACAAGCTCCAGGCGACAAGCTTGAA TGATGACGAGTGGAAGAAGAACTTGAACATTCCCACGAAAGACAACAGACAACAGACCGAG GatgtcaccaacaccaagggCATGGAGTTTGAGGACTTCGGACTCAAGCGATCCTTACTGATGGGCATTTTCGAAGCTGGTTTCGAGAAGCCCTCGCCCATCCAAGAAGAAAGCATTCCAGTTGCGCTCACCGGGCGTGATATTCTTGCACGCGCCAAGAACGGAACCGGCAAAACAGCTGCCTTCGTCATCCCCGCTCTCCAAAAGATCAACCCCAAAATCAACAAGATCCAGTGTCTTATCCTGGTCCCGACCAGAGAACTCGCCATGCAGACATCCCAGGTTTGCAAGACGCTTGGAAAGCACCTCGGCGTCAACGTCATGGTTACCACTGGTGGCACAGGCCTCCGCGATGACATTGTCCGTCTCCAGGACCCCGTCCATATTGTGGTCGGCACCCCGGGCAGAATCCTCGATTTGGCTGGAAAGCAGGTGGCGGATTTGAGTGAATGCCCCATGTTCATCATGGACGAAGCTGACAAGCTTCTCTCGGCCGAGTTCACCCCCGTCATCGAACAACTTCTCCAGTTCCACCCCAAGGATCGCCAGGTCATGCTGTTCTCAGCCACCTTCCCTATTTCGGTCAAGGATTTCTCTGATAAGAACATGAAAGAACCTTACGAGATCAACCTCATGGACGAGCTCACTCTGCGCGGTATCACCCAGTACTACGCCTACGTTGAGGAGAAGCAAAAAGTGCACTGCCTAAACACCCTCTTTTCAAAGCTGCAGATCAACCAGTCCATTATTTTCTGCAACTCGACCAACCGTGTCGAGCTTTTGGCCAAGAAGATCACTGAGTTGGGCTACTCGTGTTTCTACAGTCACGCCAAGATGCAGCAGCACGCTCGCAACCGTGTCTTCCACGACTTTAGGAACGGTGTTTGCCGCAACCTCGTCTGCTCGGATCTTCTCACGCGTGGTATCGACATTCAGGCTGTCAATGTGGTGATCAACTTTGACTTCCCAAAGAATGCCGAGACATATCTTCATCGTATCGGTCGCTCGGGCCGTTACGGCCATCTTGGTTTGGCCATCAACCTGATCAACTGGGATGACAGGTTCAACCTCTACAACATTGAACGTGACTTGGGCACTGAAATCCAGCCCATTCCTGCCACCATTGACAAGAGTCTCTACGTCTACGAGAATCCCGAGTCGATTCCTCGGCCCATTTCCAACTTCAGGCCCGCTGGTAACCAGCAGCAGggtcaacagcagccaatGAACCCACCAACTCACCAGGCTCAACCCGCTGGTCCCCGCCCGGGAGGTGCTTCGGGAAACTGGCAGGGACGGGCTCCCCAGCAGATTGAAGGCAATCAGGCGTCAAACAGCTTCCAGCAGTTCCCGGACCAAGGCGGCCGGGCAACCAACACTGGTTTTGCGCCCCGCGGAGGGTACCAGTCCCGTGGAAACCCCGGCGGTCACCGGGGCAATGGCCGAGGCCGCGGTGGGTTCCAGCAAACCCAGCCTTCCCGCTATCCGACCCGcggtggtcgtggtggtcaGGGGCAAACCCCTATTCAGCAGCCCCCTTCTGGGCCCAACTAA
- the JID1 gene encoding J domain-containing protein 1 (EggNog:ENOG503P2ZS; COG:O), whose protein sequence is MMLLKRHTVTPFPLTTFVLPSASITSSCQLPRCHLQKRSYASVQDKPPKWPTSASPTPYEVFGLTKDDVYTKARFNQLVKLYHPDLHHHSAHDGIPHVTKLERYRLVIAANDILSNPQKRRLYDLHRIGWGNHTDPHVEHRAAGRSWRKEPGNASQNATWEDWEQWYQERDGKKQEPVFMSNFGFATILACCAVVGVWTQVAYAEKKSASILNLQAQQQAVITREMMSRERAKAAMSREGRVETFLLSRELGKSEYDLPGHGASDGGGGEAEAP, encoded by the coding sequence ATGATGCTGCTCAAAAGACATACCGTTACACCATTTCCCTTGACCACTTTTGTGCTGCCATCAGCTTCGATAACGTCATCGTGTCAGCTACCGCGCTGCCATCTCCAGAAGCGCTCATACGCCTCGGTTCAGGACAAGCCACCGAAATGGCCTACTTCTGCAAGCCCCACTCCGTATGAGGTCTTCGGACTTACCAAAGACGATGTATACACCAAAGCACGGTTCAACCAGTTGGTCAAACTCTATCATCCCGATCTCCACCATCACTCGGCCCACGATGGCATCCCCCATGTGACGAAGCTCGAGAGATATCGCCTCGTCATTGCGGCCAATGACATCCTCAGCAATCCTCAGAAGCGTCGACTCTACGACCTCCACCGAATTGGCTGGGGAAATCACACCGACCCACATGTTGAACATCGGGCGGCAGGGAGGTCATGGAGGAAGGAGCCTGGGAACGCCAGCCAGAACGCCACTTGGGAAGACTGGGAGCAATGGTACCAGGAGAGGGATGGCAAGAAGCAAGAGCCGGTCTTCATGTCCAACTTTGGCTTCGCCACCATCTTGGCATGctgtgctgttgttggtgtctGGACCCAGGTGGCATATGCCGAGAAGAAGTCGGCAAGCATCTTGAACCTGCAAGCCCAGCAACAGGCCGTCATCACCAGAGAGATGATGTCGCGCGAGAGAGCGAAAGCGGCCATGAGCCGCGAGGGTAGGGTCGAGACATTCTTGTTGTCACGAGAGCTTGGAAAGTCGGAATATGATTTACCAGGACACGGAGCCTcagacggtggaggtggtgaggccGAGGCGCCATGA
- a CDS encoding uncharacterized protein (EggNog:ENOG503PMTH), with product MPPKKKKALIKKATPKGRLKASSTESTKGKATATTSTKKTHAASKASKDNDEGPVKFPQFKRFPLEIQQEIFTQALRKPSIHFMNVEKAVIPGYTNDKGNWVDPTWHLTYYPKPKSTDGSGYRINKDMGSVSRAAQQAVVLATKNPGNLPFSRAWGPMDTNHDLVVLDFLAGATSNPKSDFRYFHVNNQFFVPYFDPELSFPAGRSRLRDEGEKTKKSVFGTETPGGMADLKKVGVVYKQSSERACAKQNTVFQCCIHVDGSIVPHGDWTMCPDEVAGFIDSMPGLEVLYFVVQVPKGSREDRERLEIYRRWFSTTYHEQRRINGQPEDWLTLFHDADKTYIDVDRFLMLPSDEARRMDLDVVREVRQLIKEVHRQLTQDKDATPMDLRRIFRTPLGKRQAMAYKILLPVSGI from the exons ATGCCtcccaaaaagaagaaggccttGATCAAAAAGGCCACCCCCAAGGGTCGCCTCAAGGCCAGCAGCACCGAAAGCACCAAAGGCAAGGCCACCGCAACCACCTCGACCAAGAAAACCCATGCCGCCTCCAAGGCCTCCAAGGACAACGACGAAGGCCCCGTCAAATTCCCCCAGTTCAAGCGTTTCCCCCTCGAGATACAGCAAGAGATCTTCACCCAAGCCCTCCGCAAACCCAGCATCCACTTCATGAACGTCGAGAAAGCCGTCATCCCGGGCTACACTAACGACAAAGGCAACTGGGTCGACCCCACCTGGCATCTGACCTACtaccccaaacccaaaagCACTGACGGCTCGGGCTATCGTATCAACAAGGACATGGGCTCCGTCAGCCGCGCAGCCCAGCAGGCTGTTGTTCTCGCCACAAAAAACCCGGgcaacctccccttctctcGCGCCTGGGGACCCATGGACACAAACCACGACCTTGTCGTGCTCGACTTCCTCGCCGGCGCGACGTCAAACCCCAAGTCTGACTTTCGCTACTTTCATGTTAATAACCAGTTTTTCGTGCCTTACTTTGATCCTGAGCTGTCTTTTCCCGCGGGGAGATCCAGGCTTAGGgacgagggggagaagaccaagaagtcTGTTTTTGGGACGGAGACTCCGGGTGGGATGGCTGATTTGAAGAAGGTGGGTGTTGTGTACAAGCAGAGTTCTGAGCGCGCTTGCGCGAAGCAAAACACTGTTTTTCAGTGCTGCATCCATGTTGACGGGAGCATCGTGCCTCATGGGGACTGGACCATGTGTCCGGATGAGGTGGCGGGGTTTATCGACTCGATGCCGGGGTTGGAAGTTTTGTACTTTGTCGTGCAGGTTCCGAAGGGAAGCAGGGAGGATAGGGAGCGGTTGGAGATTTATAGGAGGTGGTTTTCTACAA CTTACCATGAACAGCGCCGCATCAATGGCCAACCTGAAGATTGGCTCACCCTGTTCCACGACGCCGACAAGACCTACATCGATGTCGACCGCTTCCTCATGCTTCCTAGCGATGAGGCCCGGCGTATGGACCTTGATGTTGTCAGGGAGGTCAGGCAGCTGATCAAGGAGGTTCATAGGCAGCTGACGCAGGACAAGGACGCGACTCCGATGGATCTCCGGAGGATCTTTCGGACTCCGCTGGGGAAGAGGCAGGCAATGGCTTACAAGATCTTGCTGCCGGTCAGTGGCATCTAG